The genome window CGACCCTGCTTATGACGAGTCTGCCATTGCCCGCCGGAGCGCGGATTATTTCGGATCGAAGCACATCGAATGGCGGATGACAGCGAACGAGGGCCGGGCTGAAGTTGACGGATATATGCGGGCCATGGATCAGCCTACTATCGACGGATTCAACACTTGGTGTGTATCCAGGCTGGCCAGACGCGAGGGAGTGAAAGTCGTGCTCTCGGGCCTCGGCGGGGACGAGATGTTCGCAGGCTATGGATCGTTCCGTCAGGTGCCTCGGTTCCTGCGCGCCCACGCGGCCCTTGGTCGCTCGCGAAGTGTTGTTGCGGCCGCCCTCGCCCGCGCACCAGCGGGATCACGCTGGCGACGGCTTGAAGCTTTTTTCCGGGGGCCCGGAACCCCGCTGGCGGCGTTCCACGCCCAACGAGGCATTTTCACTGAAGCGGAGTCAAGGGAGCTGACCCGCTCCCTCACTGGGAAATTTCCCGGGCTGGTTGATTGGAACGTGGGTGAACTGCCCGCGAACCCACACGACGCGGTGAGCTTCCTTGAACTGACGCGCTACATGCGCAATCAGCTGCTTCGCGATAGCGATGTGTTCAGCATGGCACATGGCCTCGAGCTCCGCGTGCCGTTCGTAGATGTACGCCTCTTCGCCGCGTTGTCCGGCATTCCCGCCAGCACCAGGCTCCGGACTGGGAAGCAACTCCTTCTTGACGCAGTTCCCGAAGTGCCTGACTGGGTTCGTAATCAGCCGAAAAAAGGTTTTCGGTTTCCTTTTCAGGATTGGGTAAAGGATGGACTAGGCGGCACCTTGTCGGCTGCCGAGGCGCGGACAACGGTGCCATTGGTGACCTGGTACCGCCAATGGGCGCTTGCAGTTGCGATTCTGAAGGCCTGACGCAGCAGGCCGTAGTCACGCGCTGACCATTCATGAAAGTCTTTCTTGCCGCAACGAGCCTCAGGCCGGCCTACGGCGGCCCTGCCTATTCGGTTTCCCGACTTGCCGCTGCACTGGGACACGCTGGCCTCGACATAGGACTCTGGAGCAGCGACGGCTCGGCAACCGATACATCATTGCTCGACGATGCGGCGCCAGTGCGCCGACTGGGCGGAAGTGCAGCCGAGGCAATGCGCGCTTTTGGTGCTGTGGACGTCGTGCATGATAATGGCATCTGGATGCCGCACAACCACAGGCTCACTGTACTGGCCGCCGAGTTGAAGGTCCCGCGAGTAGTGAGCACGAGAGGGATGCTCGAACCGTGGGCGATCAATCACAAGAAACTGAAGAAGCGGGTTGCGTGGCGGCTTTACCAGCGCGGCGATCTCGTCAGCGCCCAATGTCTTCACGCGACCGGCGAGCCCGAATTTCAGACAATCGAGCAGCTTCATCTCGGTGTCCGTGCCATAGTCGTTCCGAATGGGATTGACATCCCGCCGCAGAAGGGGGGAGACCCCGCTTCGCTGAATCCTGAGCGGGCACCCGACGCGCTACGAACCGTTCTCTTTCTCGGTCGTATCTATCCGGTGAAGGGTCTGCCGATGTTGATCGAGGCGTGGTCGCGCGTGCGGCCGGCTGGATGGCGGCTGAAGATCGCCGGCCCGGACGAGAGCGGCCACCGTGCGGTAGTGGAGCGCGCTGTCTCCGTCGCGGGACTGGACGATCAAGTGATGTTCCTTGGACCGCTCGCAGAAGAAGCAAAGCGAGCGGCGCTCCTCGACGCGGAACTGTTTGTGCTCCCCACGCACTCGGAGAGTTTCGGAGTTGTCGTTGCTGAAGCGTTGGCGCACTCACTGCCTGTATTGACTACCACGGCAGCCCCCTGGTCGATGCTGGTTGATCACGGCTGCGGATGGTGGGTGGAGCCTACAGTCGACGGCATCACTGAGGGACTACGCCAGTCCACAGCTATGAGTACCGGGGAGTTGGCAGGAATGGGGGAGAAAGGCCGGGAGGTGGCGTTGCAGAGATTTCGCTGGGAGGAGGTCGCTCGGCAGTTTACCAGCGCCTATCAACTTCTCCTTGGCAGCCGTGACGGGGGTTATCGACCCTCGTTTCGTTGAGCACTTGTTCCGTAACGGCGAAGCAGGCGGGTAACATGGCCATTGTATTCAGGATTGTCGTCTTCGAACCCGGGGGTGGCCATCCCTCCCGTGTTTCGGTAAA of Gemmatimonadaceae bacterium contains these proteins:
- the asnB gene encoding asparagine synthase (glutamine-hydrolyzing) → MCGIAGWFGREFNCDPETLLDSIRHRGPDGEGMWLQPDRAAALFHTRLAILDLSDAGYQPMVCRGAVHNDGESWVVYNGEIFNFHELRKELEESGENFSGGSDTEVLLRLLACHGERILPRLAGMFAFAWYDARSRRALLARDAFGIKPLYYTQHNGSLAFASEVRALRPLLPDAATSPDAMRDLLLWGTIPEPATAVEGVVQLPAGCALEWSDGNVAVRRWHNVRFETTSSVADAVSLTRSALRESVQRHLVSDVPVGLFLSGGIDSTAVLALTRDVLGAQADIRTFSIGFDDPAYDESAIARRSADYFGSKHIEWRMTANEGRAEVDGYMRAMDQPTIDGFNTWCVSRLARREGVKVVLSGLGGDEMFAGYGSFRQVPRFLRAHAALGRSRSVVAAALARAPAGSRWRRLEAFFRGPGTPLAAFHAQRGIFTEAESRELTRSLTGKFPGLVDWNVGELPANPHDAVSFLELTRYMRNQLLRDSDVFSMAHGLELRVPFVDVRLFAALSGIPASTRLRTGKQLLLDAVPEVPDWVRNQPKKGFRFPFQDWVKDGLGGTLSAAEARTTVPLVTWYRQWALAVAILKA
- a CDS encoding glycosyltransferase — encoded protein: MKVFLAATSLRPAYGGPAYSVSRLAAALGHAGLDIGLWSSDGSATDTSLLDDAAPVRRLGGSAAEAMRAFGAVDVVHDNGIWMPHNHRLTVLAAELKVPRVVSTRGMLEPWAINHKKLKKRVAWRLYQRGDLVSAQCLHATGEPEFQTIEQLHLGVRAIVVPNGIDIPPQKGGDPASLNPERAPDALRTVLFLGRIYPVKGLPMLIEAWSRVRPAGWRLKIAGPDESGHRAVVERAVSVAGLDDQVMFLGPLAEEAKRAALLDAELFVLPTHSESFGVVVAEALAHSLPVLTTTAAPWSMLVDHGCGWWVEPTVDGITEGLRQSTAMSTGELAGMGEKGREVALQRFRWEEVARQFTSAYQLLLGSRDGGYRPSFR